From Streptomyces sp. CMB-StM0423, a single genomic window includes:
- a CDS encoding LamG domain-containing protein produces the protein MARHALLRSAFAAAALSAALAATPLTAAAAANAAPDRPATADLTTWSRPCAAGADRPYVKGAPVLGAVLHDPDGDRLVAQFELGWQDPTGQAQKRELTTTSEPSGAEFFWHLRREGIPEDTPVQWRVRAWDGTAWGPWSSEEGAGPCEFVYDTTVPAPPVISSPDYPADPEGWTDGVGVPGRFTFDAPTEETVKYLYTINGSHTGLVDAPAPGEPVTITWTPERSGVFFFEVQSVSRAGVTSAPASYTIRVSSGRAQVASWALGDAAGASEAVPTTGSAAATAGTGVTFGAAGPEGTAYGTAAALDGTPGAYLTPRTAIADTSESFAVAAWARPETTAGDGMTVLSQDGGAIPASFALGIHDGRWSLAVADGTADPVRATGGAAATGKWAHLTAVYDAPARTARLYVDGRLAATAEGATAAAAAGDLQLGRVRTAAGHAGNWRGRLADVRVWDRVVVADEATTLATRKAKRTGYWMLDEASGGTSPEYTGGRPLTLSDGAAVTDADPIAGTGHLELTGNGGYAATATPPVDTTAGYSLAAYVRFGYDLPTRDMTLFSLPGDHTNAVEVRYEVDTGAWELVVADADTPTATHTVTEAYANPWGQHVAVVHDDAADRIRLYTDGMLAADLPLPDAATWPATTGLQLGRARTATGWTDPMTAAIDEVRTYTGALSGEQVAMIRGPWTDPDV, from the coding sequence TTGGCCCGTCACGCTCTCTTACGTTCCGCCTTCGCCGCCGCGGCACTGTCCGCCGCGCTGGCGGCGACGCCCCTCACGGCGGCGGCCGCCGCGAACGCCGCGCCCGACCGGCCGGCCACAGCCGACCTCACCACGTGGTCCCGACCCTGCGCCGCGGGGGCCGACCGGCCGTACGTCAAGGGCGCGCCCGTGCTCGGCGCGGTCCTGCACGACCCGGACGGCGACAGGCTCGTGGCGCAGTTCGAGCTGGGCTGGCAGGACCCGACCGGGCAGGCGCAGAAGCGCGAGCTGACCACGACGTCGGAGCCCAGCGGCGCCGAGTTCTTCTGGCATCTGCGGCGGGAGGGCATCCCCGAGGACACACCGGTCCAGTGGCGGGTGCGGGCCTGGGACGGCACGGCGTGGGGGCCGTGGAGCTCGGAAGAAGGCGCAGGCCCCTGCGAGTTCGTCTACGACACCACCGTGCCCGCGCCGCCCGTGATCTCCTCCCCCGACTACCCGGCGGACCCCGAGGGCTGGACCGACGGCGTCGGCGTCCCCGGCCGGTTCACCTTCGACGCGCCGACCGAGGAGACGGTCAAGTACCTCTACACCATCAACGGCTCACACACCGGCCTGGTCGACGCCCCCGCCCCCGGCGAGCCGGTGACCATCACGTGGACCCCCGAGCGGTCCGGTGTGTTCTTCTTCGAGGTCCAGTCCGTGAGCAGGGCGGGCGTCACGTCAGCGCCCGCGAGTTACACCATCCGCGTCAGCTCGGGCCGGGCGCAGGTGGCGAGTTGGGCGCTCGGCGACGCCGCGGGCGCGAGTGAGGCGGTGCCCACCACCGGCAGCGCGGCGGCCACGGCGGGCACGGGCGTCACCTTCGGCGCCGCAGGTCCGGAGGGCACCGCGTACGGGACGGCCGCCGCCCTGGACGGCACCCCCGGCGCCTACCTGACCCCGCGGACCGCGATCGCGGACACCTCCGAATCCTTCGCCGTCGCCGCGTGGGCGCGGCCGGAGACGACGGCCGGGGACGGGATGACCGTGCTCAGCCAGGACGGCGGTGCGATACCCGCGTCGTTCGCGCTGGGCATCCACGACGGCCGCTGGTCCCTCGCGGTCGCGGACGGGACCGCCGACCCGGTCCGGGCGACGGGCGGCGCGGCGGCGACCGGCAAGTGGGCGCACCTCACGGCGGTGTACGACGCCCCGGCCAGGACCGCCCGCCTCTACGTCGACGGCCGCCTCGCGGCGACGGCGGAAGGCGCCACCGCCGCCGCGGCGGCCGGTGACCTGCAACTGGGCCGGGTACGTACCGCCGCGGGCCATGCGGGCAACTGGCGCGGCCGCCTGGCGGACGTCCGTGTCTGGGACCGCGTCGTGGTCGCGGACGAGGCCACGACGCTGGCGACCCGTAAGGCCAAGCGCACGGGCTACTGGATGCTCGACGAAGCCTCCGGCGGCACCAGCCCCGAATACACCGGCGGCCGGCCCCTCACCCTGTCCGACGGCGCGGCCGTCACCGATGCCGACCCGATCGCCGGGACCGGCCACCTCGAACTCACCGGCAACGGCGGCTACGCCGCCACGGCCACCCCGCCCGTCGACACCACCGCCGGCTACTCGCTCGCCGCGTACGTCCGCTTCGGCTACGACCTGCCCACCCGGGACATGACCCTGTTCTCCCTCCCAGGCGACCACACCAACGCCGTCGAGGTCCGCTACGAGGTGGACACCGGGGCATGGGAACTCGTCGTCGCCGATGCCGACACCCCGACCGCGACGCACACCGTGACGGAGGCGTACGCGAACCCGTGGGGCCAGCACGTCGCCGTCGTCCACGACGACGCCGCCGACCGCATCCGCCTCTACACCGACGGCATGCTCGCCGCCGACCTCCCCCTCCCCGACGCCGCCACCTGGCCCGCCACCACGGGCCTCCAACTCGGCCGCGCCCGCACCGCCACCGGCTGGACAGACCCGATGACCGCCGCGATCGACGAAGTCCGCACCTACACCGGAGCGCTCTCCGGGGAGCAGGTGGCCATGATCAGGGGCCCCTGGACGGACCCGGACGTCTGA